A genome region from Gammaproteobacteria bacterium includes the following:
- the aprA gene encoding adenylyl-sulfate reductase subunit alpha yields MGLFGGSKTVFVDSDVLVVGGGMAGCGATYETRYWGRDLKIVCVEKANIERSGAVAQGLYAINCYMGMQWDENQPEDHVRYARNDLMGLVREDLGYDIARHVDSTVHMFEEWGLPIMKDPETGHYLREGKWQIMIHGESYKPIVAEAARKAASEVYNRVMVTHLLMDETKPNRVAGAVGFNVRTGDFCVFRAKAVIVCAGGASHIYKPRSVGEGMGRTWYAPWSSASAYALPILVGAKMTQMENRIVLTRFKDGYGPVGAYFLHLKTYTENAYGDEYESKWYDHTKELVGDYIDRHPVPTCLRNHAFLEEIKAGRGPIRMVTKEAFQDPHKEQVGWENFLGMTIGQAVVWASQNIDPKEINPELTTSEPYVMGSHATCSGAWASGPSDYAPSDYQWGYNRMMTVEGLFGAGDTIGGTAHKFSSGSFAEGRIAAKAAVNYVNDMKNEKFQVSEKQYQDLKKVIFQPLENYQIGRNEIVAGTVSPSYILPLHGLQRLEKIMDEYCGGISAHYMTNEPLLTRGLELLDMLKEDLDHLAAEDLHQLMRAWELQHRVLASESVTHHTMFRTETRWPGYYYRADHMKLNDTDWHCFTLSQYDQESGEWTMEKAPVYHIVD; encoded by the coding sequence ATGGGATTGTTTGGTGGAAGCAAGACGGTTTTTGTCGATTCAGATGTTCTCGTCGTCGGCGGCGGCATGGCAGGCTGCGGCGCTACTTACGAAACCAGGTACTGGGGTCGGGACCTGAAGATTGTCTGCGTCGAAAAGGCGAACATCGAACGCAGCGGTGCGGTTGCGCAGGGTTTGTATGCGATCAACTGTTACATGGGTATGCAGTGGGATGAGAACCAACCCGAAGACCACGTCCGCTATGCCCGCAACGACCTCATGGGTCTCGTGCGCGAAGACCTGGGTTACGACATTGCCCGCCACGTCGACTCTACCGTGCACATGTTCGAGGAGTGGGGCCTCCCGATCATGAAGGACCCTGAAACCGGACACTATTTGCGCGAAGGCAAATGGCAGATCATGATTCACGGCGAAAGCTACAAGCCGATCGTCGCCGAGGCTGCTCGCAAGGCCGCTTCAGAGGTTTACAACCGTGTCATGGTAACCCACCTGCTGATGGACGAGACGAAGCCCAACCGGGTTGCCGGGGCTGTTGGCTTTAACGTCCGCACAGGGGATTTCTGCGTCTTCCGTGCCAAAGCCGTAATCGTTTGCGCTGGCGGCGCGTCACACATCTATAAGCCCCGCTCAGTGGGAGAAGGCATGGGACGGACGTGGTATGCACCGTGGAGCAGTGCTTCAGCCTACGCATTGCCGATTCTCGTCGGCGCTAAGATGACGCAGATGGAGAACCGGATTGTACTGACCCGATTCAAGGACGGTTACGGTCCGGTCGGCGCCTACTTTCTGCACCTCAAGACGTACACCGAGAATGCCTACGGAGACGAATACGAATCCAAGTGGTATGACCATACGAAGGAACTAGTCGGGGATTACATCGATCGCCACCCGGTGCCGACCTGCCTGCGCAACCACGCATTTCTCGAAGAGATCAAGGCCGGTCGTGGCCCCATCCGCATGGTAACCAAGGAGGCTTTCCAGGATCCGCATAAGGAGCAAGTTGGCTGGGAGAACTTCTTGGGTATGACGATTGGGCAGGCAGTTGTCTGGGCTTCGCAGAACATCGATCCCAAGGAGATCAATCCCGAACTGACCACGTCCGAGCCCTATGTCATGGGATCCCATGCGACCTGTTCGGGCGCCTGGGCGAGTGGCCCTTCAGATTACGCACCGTCCGATTACCAGTGGGGGTACAACCGGATGATGACCGTCGAAGGGTTGTTTGGCGCTGGCGACACCATCGGTGGCACCGCGCACAAGTTCTCGTCGGGATCCTTTGCCGAAGGTCGGATCGCCGCAAAGGCGGCTGTCAATTACGTGAACGACATGAAGAATGAAAAGTTTCAGGTCAGTGAAAAACAATACCAAGATCTGAAGAAGGTAATCTTCCAACCCCTGGAGAATTATCAGATTGGTCGGAATGAGATTGTCGCTGGAACCGTTTCACCGAGCTATATCCTGCCTCTCCATGGTCTTCAACGTCTCGAGAAGATCATGGATGAGTATTGCGGCGGTATCAGTGCCCACTACATGACGAACGAACCGTTGCTCACCCGTGGACTGGAGTTGCTGGATATGCTGAAAGAAGACCTCGACCATCTCGCGGCGGAAGATCTTCACCAACTGATGCGGGCCTGGGAGCTGCAGCACCGGGTTCTGGCATCTGAATCAGTGACCCACCACACAATGTTCCGCACCGAAACCCGTTGGCCGGGGTATTACTATCGGGCCGATCATATGAAACTAAATGATACCGATTGGCATTGCTTCACCTTATCCCAGTACGACCAAGAATCCGGGGAGTGGACTATGGAGAAAGCCCCTGTGTATCACATCGTTGATTGA
- a CDS encoding metallophosphatase family protein, translating into MKVLLLGDTHGWVDDSIVELAAGMELVVHTGDIGSASVLAALKSRCGNVLAVAGNNDVPKKWSVDEHHVLSGLPESLQIELPGGVLAIEHGHRIWDSANYHSRLRNKYPDTRAIAYGHSHIRRIDTTNQPWVMNPGAAGRVRTKGGASCLVLTVKPDRWSVREFVAA; encoded by the coding sequence ATGAAGGTTCTGCTGCTCGGTGATACCCATGGCTGGGTCGATGACTCAATCGTAGAACTGGCAGCCGGCATGGAACTGGTCGTTCACACGGGTGACATCGGCAGTGCCTCGGTGCTGGCAGCGCTCAAATCCAGGTGTGGGAATGTGCTGGCGGTGGCTGGCAACAACGATGTTCCTAAGAAGTGGTCAGTTGATGAGCATCACGTTTTGTCCGGACTGCCGGAAAGCCTGCAGATCGAATTACCAGGCGGTGTTCTTGCCATCGAACACGGTCACCGTATCTGGGACAGCGCCAATTACCATAGCCGGCTGCGCAACAAGTATCCTGATACCCGAGCGATTGCTTACGGTCATAGCCACATCAGACGAATAGATACAACGAATCAGCCGTGGGTAATGAATCCTGGTGCCGCGGGACGAGTCAGAACCAAAGGAGGCGCATCATGCCTTGTGCTGACTGTTAAACCTGACCGATGGAGCGTCCGGGAATTCGTCGCGGCATAA